The Porites lutea chromosome 4, jaPorLute2.1, whole genome shotgun sequence genome contains a region encoding:
- the LOC140935849 gene encoding ventral anterior homeobox 2-like has product MDFKESERYYHGYIFLPCCTKECYQNQPHKLQEYRSLYPSLIPKNEAFLPDRANSVDQVPHPLRFSAYREGGYRFIFPTTQKGQTQSCEISHQNGIDVEGPMRTSYKAESCLRVQRDWKIEAGCKPKRNRTIFTADQLERLEKEFDRQQYIVGTQRFYLAADLGLNETQVKVWFQNRRIKWRRQNLESLRSSAERNRYEVDGEERRL; this is encoded by the exons ATGGACTTCAAAGAATCAGAGCGTTATTATCACGGCTATATTTTCCTCCCCTGCTGTACCAAAGAATGTTATCAAAATCAGCCACACAAACTTCAAGAATATAGAAGTTTGTATCCCTCTTTGATTCCAAAGAATGAAGCCTTTTTACCGGACAGAGCAAACTCAGTTGACCAAGTTCCTCATCCGCTAAGGTTCAGTGCTTACCGAGAAGGTGGTTACCGCTTCATCTTCCCCACCACGCAAAAAGGCCAAACGCAGTCATGTGaaatttcccaccaaaatggCATTGACGTGGAAGGTCCGATGCGTACCTCATATAAGGCTG aaagctGCTTGAGGGTACAGAGAGACTGGAAGATCGAAGCTGGCTGCAAACCGAAGCGCAACCGCACAATCTTCACAGCAGATCAGCTAGAGCGACTAGAAAAGGAGTTTGATCGGCAGCAATACATCGTGGGCACGCAAAGGTTCTATCTCGCCGCTGATCTAGGCCTCAATGAAACGCAGGTAAAAGTTTGGTTTCAGAACAGAAGAATCAAGTGGCGAAGACAGAATCTTGAATCTTTACGCAGCTCTGCAGAAAGAAACAGATATGAGGTCGATGGAGAAGAAAGAAGACTGTAG
- the LOC140935846 gene encoding cilia- and flagella-associated protein 99-like: MNHKHLLSCCVEILDSFNPRIHGVLEHLNSCLATKQGLEESDESFITEVFSGCVQYSSIMKVVVDAFYAEVGKTSLRSERNVYTVLAYLALYRIDELGIAHFRKFVLSHEANKMHRFFSFFFNEENIKTWMKNEWCKHYEHSYVQTTLVSPLLRWMPELLDLVAELGDKLANKQKPRRPKPATEPKPFNLTKPRPRSVPMPEKIPKLKKLKPVPQSTYRAPVEEDVIAKIREENRRRAEEELIRSSARQPACASAEKSDKAKRRMRKIIDEENSKLQFNKAKAQEMPSTTGGNIPIKLNAATIMREGALFQKKEEEELKKLLEYEKGGRDASEFLKWQETTRKKDLDEKLAEIERRRLEGKLSYEEAILARQTMIKENQQRVMEMKEETKEMMQKHLEKKSKEGEEMRKLVEQTMMEHENTKEARRKLQEYKQKLVQEVSKESQELMRKALEEAEEEMRQRVALIAKIRAIESVPVIRFKHVDLTESSGAGLLSEMSVAELRERLALLKIAEKEEEEDKRDSILKSKVEKDQHLMDTLETIAKHRAQKGKEAAVQLEQKRRPVKTEVKDPKLQELQEKLEAKKAERKKETEKLAVLPKKSSARRQKTLQTEKAALEKMRWRELEQTREKAAKLRSEGLATRNSAGVRPVTTLKNQRTTARIAS; the protein is encoded by the exons ATGAACCATAAACATTTGTTAAGCTGCTGTGTCGAGATATTAGACTCTTTCAACCCGAGGATTCATGGCGTTTTGGAACATCTGAATTCTTGTTTAGCGACTAAGCAA ggGCTTGAAGAAAGCGACGAATCATTCATAACAGAGGTTTTCTCAGGATGTGTGCAGTACAGCAGCATTATGAAG GTTGTTGTAGATGCATTTTATGCCGAGGTAGGAAAGACTTCACTTCGTTCTGAAAGAAATGTGTACACAG TATTGGCATACTTGGCACTCTACAGAATTGATGAATTAGGGATTGCACATTTCAGAAAATTTGTCTTGAGCCATGAAGCAAACAAGATGCATAGA tttttttcattctttttcaaTGAAGAGAACATCAAAACTTGGATGAAAAATGag TGGTGTAAACACTATGAACACAGCTATGTCCAAACAACTCTGGTATCTCCATTGTTGAG GTGGATGCCTGAGTTGCTTGATCTGGTGGCTGAATTAGGAGATAAATTAGCAAACAAGCAGAAGCCACGTAGACCAAAACCAGCAACAG AGCCTAAACCTTTTAACTTAACAAAGCCCAGACCAAGGAGTGTTCCTATGCCTGAAAAG ATACCAAAATTAAAGAAGCTAAAGCCA GTTCCTCAAAGCACATACCGAGCACCAGTTGAAGAAGACGTCATTGCTAAAATCCGGGAAGAAAATAGACGTAGAGCAGAG GAGGAACTGATTAGGTCATCTGCTCGCCAGCCAGCTTGTGCCAGCGCCGAGAAATCAGACAAAGCTAAAAGAAGAATGAGAAAAATTATCGATGAAGAAAACTCCAA GTTACAGTTTAATAAAGCGAAAGCACAGGAAATGCCTTCAACTACG gGCGGAAACATTCCGATCAAGTTAAATGCCGCTACAATCATGAGAGAAGGAGCACTGTTTCAAAAGAAGGAAGAAGAGGAATTAAAAAA actGCTGGAGTATGAAAAGGGTGGAAGAGATGCCTCCGAGTTCTTAAAATGGCAAGAAACTACAAGAAAG AAAGATCTGGACGAAAAGCTGGCAGAAATAGAGAGACGAAGATTA gAGGGAAAATTGAGCTATGAAGAGGCGATATTAGCCAGACAAACCATGATCAAGGAAAATCAACAGCGAGTTATGGAAATGAAAGAAGAG ACCAAAGAGATGATGCAGAAGCATCTGGAGAAAAAGTCAAAAGAAGGGGAAGAAATGAG AAAACTTGTTGAGCAAACTATGATGGAGCATGAAAACACTAAAGAAGCTCGAAGAAAACTTCAAGAATACAAGCAAAAACTTG ttCAAGAAGTCAGCAAGGAAAGCCAAGAACTGATGCGGAAAGCGTTGGAAGAG GCTGAGGAAGAAATGAGGCAACGAGTGGCGTTGATCGCCAAGATACGAGCCATAGAAAGTGTGCCTGTAATCAGGTTTAAG CATGTAGATCTCACGGAAAGTTCAGGAGCTGGTCTTCTTAGTGAAATGTCCGTCGCGGAG TTACGGGAGAGGCTGGCTTTACTTAAAATCgcagaaaaggaagaagaagaggacaAGAGAGATAGCATTCTCAAATCCAAAGTG GAAAAAGATCAGCATCTTATGGACACTCTGGAAACCATCGCCAAACATCGAGCACAGAAGGGAAAGGAGGCAGCCGTCCA GCTTGAACAAAAGAGGCGCCCTGTGAAAACCGAAGTGAAAGATCCAAAACTGCAAGAATTACAAGAAAAACTAGAGGCCAAGAAAGCAG aacgtaaaaaggaaactgagaagCTGGCCGTGCTGCCCAAAAAGAGCTCTGCCAGGCGACaaaaaactttgcaaacagAAAAG GCGGCTCTTGAAAAGATGAGATGGAGAGAACTTGAACAAACTCGTGAAAAAGCAGCTAAACTTCGAAGCGAAGGACTGGCTACTAGAAACTCTGCAG
- the LOC140935847 gene encoding uncharacterized protein, with protein MSKKPALIKTYGRHKYRTVKAQTWLSPEEAVYSPFENREQQAFPSKIESASSNFSRPKTTLWGKSAKRATIYQQKPRNAQNGIFTRSLALNSNADNSDKENSPSKQLGKGLNEQSSILVNDTVKSDILANDTFESNEDSSCQILGEVICVQDSKECSISPDCRSHHKNYFTHFKCDSSSNSFPGSIFDVSNVLYNSNTSPMDIGSNGFENRDGSSSKSNTSGFDRHQPYVTSTPLCENSSLEVIIRRPSKSNNNKVKFLDGKVVLKPLRITPIQWKKRLSATSNDKAEINKNSVHTPSNTDQNTEHLQSSGRSASGNFSSELVVSLEKLRITPLKKKRKTEKCQLSFVEALTPAKKNQSGHGTVDQLSAFDKVLAECDQEAPVKFADFLDSSLLESCVKIGEGVYGEVFKAQYENGESIALKIIPVEGDFPVNDEPQKSFEEILPEIVISKELSLLGDANEHVQVIDNITGSFITVHSVTCCRDKYPKHLTSEWDKWNEENNSENDRPDIFPKDQYFIVFEFSNGGRDLEGFEFGAMAEAWSVLHQTALGLAVAENALEFEHRDLHWGNVLISRTEDEFIESCLLGERKTVPSHGVRVSLIDFTLSRLKKDGVTVFCNLAEDKSLFTGKGDYQFDVYRLMKKTNQNDWETFEPHSNVLWLHYLADKMLKKKKYAAKDKDTETKLRRFLRQARKCSSATEIVEDFFH; from the exons ATGTCAAAGAAGCCTGCTCTTATTAAGACGTATGGAAGACACAAATATCGAACTGTCAAGGCGCAAACCTGGCTGTCGCCCGAAGAAGCAGTTTATTCGCCATTTGAAAATCGAGAGCAACAAGCTTTCCCCTCCAAAATCGAATCTGCGTCTTCAAATTTTTCAAGGCCAAAGACAACTTTATG gGGCAAAAGTGCAAAAAGGGCTACAATTTACCAACAAAAACCAAGGAATGCACAAAATGGCATATTCACTAGATCTTTAGCCCTGAATTCCAATGCTGATAATTCAGACAAAGAAAACAGTCCATCAAAACAGCTGGGTAAAGGTCTCAATGAACAAAGTTCCATTCTAGTTAATGATACTGTAAAAAGTGACATTCTTGCAAATGACACTTTCGAAAGCAACGAAGATAGCAGTTGTCAAATTTTAGGGGAAGTTATCTGTGTTCAAGACAGTAAAGAATGTAGCATATCACCTGACTGCAGATCACAccacaaaaattattttacacattTTAAATGCGACAGTTCAAGCAACAGTTTCCCTGGTAGCATCTTTGATGTTAGTAATGTGTTATATAATTCTAACACAAGTCCCATGGACATTGGTTCTAATGGTTTTGAAAATAGGGACGGTAGTAGCTCGAAAAGTAACACCTCAGGATTTGATAGACATCAACCTTATGTCACTTCAACACCTTTGTGTGAAAACAGTTCTCTTGAGGTAATTATTAGACGTCCAAGTAAGTCAAATAACAACAAGGTCAAGTTTTTGGATGGTAAAGTTGTGTTAAAGCCACTCAGAATAACTCCAATTCAGTGGAAAAAACGTTTGTCTGCAACATCCAATGATAAAGCAGAGATAAACAAGAACAGTGTTCATACACCATCGAACACAGATCAAAATACAGAGCATTTGCAATCTTCAGGGAGAAGTGCTAGTGGTAATTTCTCTTCAGAGTTGGTGGTTTCTCTCGAGAAACTGAGGATTACgcctttgaaaaagaaaagaaaaacagagaagtGTCAACTTTCATTTGTG GAAGCATTGACTCCTGCTAAGAAGAACCAAAGTGGCCATGGGACTGTCGATCAGTTGAGTGCTTTTGACAAAGTATTGGCTGAATGTGATCAAGAAGCACCAGTTAAATTTGCAGATTTTCTTGACTCCAG TTTGCTGGAGAGTTGTGTTAAGATTGGAGAGGGAGTTTATGGTGAAGTTTTCAAAGCACAGTATGAAAATGGGGAGTCTATTGCACTCAAG ATCATTCCAGTGGAGGGAGATTTTCCAGTTAACGATGAACCCCAAAAGTCTTTTGAGGAAATCCTACCTGAAATTGTGATTTCCAA GGAGCTGAGCTTACTTGGAGATGCTAATGAACACGTACAGGTGA TCGACAACATAACTGGAAGTTTCATAACAGTTCACAG tgtCACTTGTTGCCGTGATAAATACCCGAAGCATCTTACTTCAGAATGGGACAAATGGAATGAAGAAAACAATTCAGAGAACGATAGACCAG ATATCTTTCCAAAAGACCAATATTTCATCGTGTTTGAATTCTCCAATGGCGGAAGAGACCTGGAAGGCTTTGAGTTTGGCGCCATGGCAGAGGCTTGGAGTGTTCTACACCAAACCGCGCTCGGTCTAGCTGTGGCCGAGAACGCGCTTGAATTTGAACATCGTGATCTTCACTGGGGCAATGTGCTGATCAGTAGGACTGAGGACGAGTTTATCGAGAGCTGCTTGCTTGGGGAAAGAAAAACAGTTCCTTCACATGGCGTCCGTGTTAGCTTGATAGATTTCACTCTTTCAAGGCTTAAGAAGG ATGGCGTAACTGTATTTTGCAACTTGGCTGAGGACAAATCACTCTTTACTGGCAAAGGAGATTACCAGTTCGACGTGTATAGATTGATGAAAAAGACAAACCA AAATGACTGGGAAACATTTGAACCACACTCCAATGTCCTCTGGCTTCACTATCTCGCCGACAAAAtgttaaagaagaagaaatacgCCGCCAAAGACAAAGACACAGAGACGAAGCTTAGGAGATTCCTAAGACAAGCGCGGAAGTGTTCTTCAGCCACGGAGATTGTCGAAGACTTTTTTCATTGA